A stretch of Candidatus Kryptoniota bacterium DNA encodes these proteins:
- a CDS encoding ATP-binding protein, which yields MYSLFEGMSERDVAEACKPLHKEKAAAGTIIMEEKGPVQALYIIKSGEIEIRKRIGDRQEKLGTLSAGDFFGEMAMVDGVRNSATVVTTRDSILLKINRETLPDLIKQFPVISWNIARTLYSRLQASADALKTQMETQGQKTDKEISRLHALIEATQTVNTSLEITRVLELILNEAMRITDAERGTIYLIDENTHEIWSRILVGNEMNEIRQSIGKGISGYVAQTGETVNIEDAYHDPRFNPEFDLKSGFKTKNILCMPMNNRDNKIIGVFQLINKRIGKFDTEDETFLRAFSINASIAIENSRLAAEMVKSERLSAVGQMAATIIHDIKNPMATIRLYAQVLRKKAGNEEASGLVDEIDKQIDRLVNMAQEVLDFSRGVSQLNFQKVAYGDFLQEVLVFLQRDFEKRNISLLNENSFESEIEIDADKITRMLMNIAGNSADAMPDGGKFFVRSRQSGTSLMIELEDTGTGMPEEIRRRIFEPFVTYGKKHGTGLGMSIVKKIVDDHGGEIQIQSELGKGTKMTVKLPLIQSRAK from the coding sequence ATGTATTCATTATTCGAAGGAATGAGCGAAAGAGACGTTGCCGAGGCGTGCAAACCGCTTCACAAGGAGAAGGCCGCGGCTGGCACGATCATCATGGAGGAGAAGGGACCGGTTCAGGCACTTTATATAATCAAGTCGGGCGAAATAGAAATCAGAAAGCGTATCGGCGACAGACAGGAGAAACTCGGGACTCTTTCGGCTGGCGATTTCTTCGGCGAGATGGCAATGGTGGATGGAGTGAGAAATTCGGCTACCGTGGTTACTACCCGCGATTCCATATTGTTGAAGATCAATCGGGAGACACTCCCTGATCTGATAAAGCAATTCCCTGTCATTTCATGGAACATTGCAAGAACTCTTTACAGTCGACTGCAGGCTTCCGCGGATGCGCTTAAAACTCAGATGGAGACACAGGGACAGAAGACCGACAAGGAAATCAGCCGCCTCCACGCTCTAATTGAAGCCACTCAAACCGTAAACACGTCGCTGGAAATTACTCGTGTCCTCGAGCTCATATTAAACGAGGCCATGCGTATAACAGACGCGGAGCGCGGGACAATTTATCTCATAGATGAAAACACACACGAGATCTGGTCGAGGATACTCGTTGGAAACGAGATGAATGAGATCAGGCAGTCCATCGGCAAAGGCATCTCAGGATATGTGGCCCAGACTGGCGAGACGGTTAATATCGAGGACGCTTATCATGACCCGAGGTTCAATCCCGAATTTGATCTGAAAAGCGGGTTTAAAACCAAGAACATACTTTGTATGCCGATGAATAACAGGGACAATAAAATCATAGGAGTTTTCCAATTAATAAATAAACGAATCGGCAAGTTCGATACAGAAGACGAAACCTTTCTCCGTGCATTTTCTATAAATGCCTCCATTGCCATTGAGAATTCTCGTTTGGCAGCTGAGATGGTGAAAAGCGAGCGGCTTTCGGCTGTAGGTCAGATGGCAGCGACGATCATCCATGATATCAAGAACCCGATGGCGACAATCCGACTCTACGCCCAGGTATTGAGGAAGAAAGCCGGGAACGAGGAAGCTTCGGGCCTTGTCGACGAGATCGATAAACAGATCGACCGACTCGTGAACATGGCGCAGGAGGTACTCGATTTCTCACGGGGAGTCTCCCAGCTGAATTTTCAGAAAGTCGCTTATGGAGATTTTCTCCAGGAAGTGCTAGTGTTCCTTCAGCGAGATTTCGAAAAACGTAACATAAGTTTATTGAACGAGAATTCATTTGAAAGTGAAATCGAGATCGATGCCGACAAGATTACTCGGATGTTAATGAACATAGCCGGTAATTCGGCGGATGCAATGCCCGACGGCGGCAAATTTTTTGTCCGCTCAAGGCAAAGCGGCACGTCTCTTATGATCGAGCTCGAAGATACCGGTACCGGCATGCCCGAAGAAATAAGGAGAAGAATCTTCGAGCCGTTCGTAACCTACGGAAAAAAACACGGCACCGGTCTCGGGATGTCAATCGTTAAGAAGATTGTCGATGATCATGGCGGTGAAATTCAGATCCAGAGCGAATTAGGCAAAGGGACAAAGATGACAGTTAAGCTTCCGTTGATCCAGTCTCGAGCGAAATGA
- a CDS encoding dihydroorotate dehydrogenase has protein sequence MTPDLKVKIGNLTLKNPIMTASGTAGYGDDMSDYFDISTIGAIVTKSLTLKPKVGNEPQRIAEVACGMLNSIGLANIGVQRFISDRLPHLRSFHGVVIANIAAKRVEDYVSLAEILGEQQGISGLEVNLSCPNVKEGGLEFGSDLKTLSRIVKLVRRAFKDSLIIKLTPNVTRISEFAKASEAEGADAVTVANTYVGMAVDIRTRKPKLHTITGGLSGPAIKPLTLAKVFQVRNAVEIPIVASGGVFTWEDIIEYLVAGAAAVEIGTVLFAKPNAPVDMLRRIEDFLSNEKIKSITELIGSLNVNLTDAPHSG, from the coding sequence ATGACGCCCGACCTGAAAGTGAAAATCGGTAATCTAACTCTGAAAAATCCTATCATGACCGCGTCTGGTACGGCAGGATACGGTGATGACATGTCGGATTACTTCGACATCTCGACCATCGGGGCGATAGTGACGAAGTCGTTGACCCTCAAACCGAAAGTGGGAAATGAACCGCAGCGCATCGCCGAGGTGGCATGCGGAATGTTAAATTCGATCGGCTTGGCGAACATAGGCGTCCAGAGATTCATTTCAGACAGACTCCCGCATCTCCGGAGCTTCCATGGGGTTGTGATTGCGAATATTGCTGCGAAGAGAGTAGAGGATTATGTCTCACTTGCCGAAATTCTGGGGGAACAACAGGGCATCAGCGGTCTTGAAGTGAATCTCTCGTGTCCCAACGTGAAAGAAGGAGGACTCGAATTCGGAAGCGATTTAAAAACGCTCAGCAGAATCGTCAAGCTGGTCCGACGCGCGTTCAAAGACAGCTTGATTATCAAGCTGACGCCGAACGTGACCAGGATTAGCGAGTTCGCAAAGGCATCTGAGGCAGAGGGCGCTGATGCGGTGACCGTGGCGAACACTTACGTGGGTATGGCAGTCGATATTCGCACCCGCAAACCTAAACTCCACACGATTACAGGCGGACTTTCGGGACCAGCGATCAAGCCGTTGACGCTTGCCAAAGTGTTTCAGGTCCGGAATGCGGTCGAAATCCCGATCGTCGCGAGCGGGGGGGTATTCACGTGGGAAGACATTATTGAATATCTGGTGGCCGGGGCCGCCGCCGTTGAAATCGGAACCGTCCTTTTCGCGAAACCAAACGCACCTGTAGATATGTTAAGGAGAATTGAGGACTTCCTTTCAAATGAGAAAATCAAAAGCATTACCGAACTTATCGGAAGTCTGAACGTCAATCTTACTGACGCACCTCACAGCGGGTGA
- a CDS encoding macro domain-containing protein has translation MKKDFKGSILELAKGDIAEYGGDAVVNAANNHFWMGSGVAGAIKRKGGTAIEQEAMSQGPMPVGSAVITSGGTLKARFVIHAAVMDQDLQTDGGKIAEATRSALTLAESRKLSSIALPALGTGVGGFPLGEAARVMMKEVVGVFSRPHSLRRVTFILYDAAAYQAFENELKNIKS, from the coding sequence ATGAAAAAGGACTTTAAAGGAAGTATCCTGGAGCTTGCAAAAGGTGATATTGCCGAGTATGGCGGTGATGCTGTCGTAAACGCGGCGAACAATCACTTCTGGATGGGGAGCGGAGTAGCCGGGGCAATAAAGCGAAAGGGTGGAACCGCCATCGAACAAGAGGCGATGTCGCAGGGTCCCATGCCTGTCGGTTCTGCTGTAATCACCTCCGGCGGAACGTTAAAGGCAAGATTTGTGATTCACGCCGCCGTAATGGACCAAGACCTGCAAACAGATGGAGGCAAGATCGCTGAGGCCACGCGTTCGGCACTCACACTTGCGGAATCCAGGAAGCTCAGTTCGATAGCATTACCGGCGCTGGGAACGGGAGTCGGTGGATTCCCTCTCGGCGAGGCGGCTCGGGTGATGATGAAGGAAGTCGTCGGCGTCTTCTCGCGACCGCATTCTCTGCGGCGGGTCACATTTATACTCTATGACGCGGCAGCTTATCAGGCGTTTGAAAACGAACTGAAGAATATCAAATCATGA
- a CDS encoding FAD-binding oxidoreductase: MLETRQVAKETFITKFSSPTIARAMAPGQFVMVSFPGSMDPLLPRAYSVCDADGEWLSLLYFRVGKGTTRLSQVRTGETVTMNGPLGRGFPQFRPRENVWCLVGGSGAAVAPILDRESRKEKAALRLFYGARTADQIVDFGIERTDYSTDDGSKGYHGTVVEMVKHEVAETKPDRILACGPMAMLKQVCDEFMAVVPTFISVETPMACGNGLCQGCPVKMANSNDYMLACKDGPVFEAASLDLGQWGVSR; encoded by the coding sequence GTGTTAGAAACGCGCCAGGTCGCGAAGGAAACTTTCATAACTAAATTCAGCTCCCCAACCATCGCGCGTGCGATGGCTCCAGGTCAATTCGTGATGGTGTCGTTCCCGGGATCGATGGACCCGCTATTGCCGAGAGCTTATTCGGTGTGTGATGCAGACGGCGAATGGCTTTCGCTCCTTTACTTCCGAGTCGGAAAAGGGACTACCCGGCTATCTCAGGTCCGGACCGGAGAAACAGTTACAATGAACGGACCCCTCGGAAGAGGCTTTCCACAATTCCGCCCCCGGGAAAATGTGTGGTGTCTCGTTGGCGGCTCCGGAGCGGCAGTCGCACCAATCCTAGATCGGGAAAGCCGGAAGGAAAAAGCTGCGCTGCGCCTCTTCTATGGAGCGAGGACGGCGGACCAGATTGTGGATTTCGGAATTGAAAGAACAGATTATTCGACTGACGACGGATCGAAGGGATATCATGGCACAGTTGTGGAAATGGTCAAGCACGAAGTTGCTGAGACTAAACCGGACAGAATATTGGCCTGCGGACCAATGGCGATGCTCAAGCAAGTATGCGACGAATTCATGGCTGTTGTACCGACATTCATTTCCGTGGAGACGCCGATGGCCTGTGGCAACGGTTTGTGCCAGGGATGTCCCGTGAAGATGGCGAACAGCAACGACTACATGCTTGCCTGCAAGGACGGACCGGTGTTTGAAGCAGCCAGTCTCGATCTCGGTCAGTGGGGTGTCAGCCGATGA
- the rho gene encoding transcription termination factor Rho, whose amino-acid sequence MTVDLAELQGMKVAELHKLARDLEIPGYSGLRKEEVIFKIMEKQSTAVKEVPQAAEAQALPEAPGISVSAGVLDVHGDGYGFLRSPKYNYLSSPDDIYVSPSQIKKFGLMTGDTVSGQIRPPKEGEKFFALLRVERVNFRDPEFTRERVMFDNLTPLYPNQKLHLETVPGEYSMRIIDLLAPVGGGQRGMIVSPPKAGKTILLQKIANSITRNHPDVRLIVLLIDERPEEVTDMERSVNAEVISSTFDEEPQRHTQVAEMVLEKAKRLVEAKNHVVILLDSITRLARAYNATVPHSGKILSGGIDSNALIKPKRFFGAARNIEEGGSLTIIATALIETGSRMDEVIFEEFKGTGNMEVVLTRELADKRIFPAIDVNRSSTRHEELLLSPDELNRVWVLRKLLSDYSPVDAAEFLLDKMRGTKSNKEFLKAMNS is encoded by the coding sequence ATGACTGTGGATCTTGCAGAGCTACAGGGTATGAAAGTTGCCGAGTTGCATAAACTGGCGCGGGATCTTGAAATACCCGGGTACAGCGGTTTAAGAAAAGAGGAAGTGATCTTCAAGATCATGGAGAAGCAGAGCACCGCCGTCAAGGAGGTGCCGCAGGCTGCTGAGGCGCAGGCTCTGCCGGAGGCGCCCGGCATTTCGGTGAGTGCAGGTGTCCTCGATGTCCATGGTGATGGATACGGCTTCCTTCGCTCTCCGAAGTACAATTACCTTTCATCACCGGATGACATATACGTGTCTCCCTCTCAGATCAAGAAATTCGGTCTGATGACCGGCGATACCGTCAGCGGGCAGATCCGTCCGCCCAAGGAGGGAGAGAAATTCTTCGCGCTGCTACGCGTTGAGCGCGTGAATTTCCGTGACCCTGAGTTCACGCGCGAGCGGGTAATGTTCGATAATCTCACACCGCTATATCCGAATCAAAAGCTTCATCTCGAGACTGTTCCCGGCGAATACTCCATGCGCATCATTGACCTGCTGGCGCCAGTCGGAGGTGGCCAACGCGGAATGATCGTGTCACCTCCCAAAGCCGGAAAGACTATTCTCCTCCAAAAAATCGCAAACAGCATCACGCGCAATCATCCCGACGTTCGGCTGATAGTTCTTCTGATCGATGAACGTCCCGAGGAAGTCACCGATATGGAACGCTCGGTGAATGCCGAAGTGATAAGTTCCACATTCGACGAAGAGCCTCAACGCCATACACAGGTCGCAGAGATGGTTCTCGAGAAGGCCAAAAGACTCGTCGAGGCGAAGAACCACGTTGTGATTTTGTTGGACAGCATAACGCGCCTCGCGCGCGCGTACAACGCGACGGTTCCACACAGCGGCAAGATTCTTTCAGGTGGTATCGATTCAAATGCGCTGATCAAGCCGAAACGATTTTTCGGAGCCGCCAGAAATATCGAGGAAGGTGGAAGCCTCACAATCATCGCCACCGCACTTATCGAGACAGGCAGCAGGATGGACGAGGTCATCTTCGAGGAGTTCAAGGGAACAGGCAACATGGAGGTCGTTCTTACCAGAGAGCTCGCGGATAAGAGGATCTTCCCGGCAATCGATGTGAACAGGAGCAGTACGCGTCATGAGGAGCTTCTGCTGTCACCTGACGAACTGAACCGGGTCTGGGTTTTGCGCAAACTGCTGAGCGATTACTCGCCGGTAGACGCCGCAGAATTCCTGCTCGACAAAATGCGTGGCACGAAGAGCAATAAAGAGTTCCTCAAGGCAATGAACAGCTAA
- a CDS encoding tetratricopeptide repeat protein, translated as MKGGYQDFTAYFNTYYNAQDAFDKGVKDVQSAMKDREISIISGSQPTPFVISGTAKQDFDVAIEKASKVLQYYPTSAYTQDCLFMIGISYYYEGDDLKGGRKFIEIESTFPHTDRYDEALLYQGGMLLSQRDYNRAFDTLSKALNVSRANRNWEIAARASETLSDYYLSQNDTLNAAAYLDTASTLSSGDNAAIYACEAGDMFSDLHQYKRAYLTYALGLSVARDIKLRFYSAYYVASVQRLQKRYYQALNTLADIRDDDKYYLYFPLIDYQTAQVLYDSGAVSSAVLTFTRIDTEFTSSEAATRAAFELGNTYLYQVGDFTTALKYFQRCASHPLVYGLSQKAQALAALLQEYLMDSYRVVIADSLYAHAIEAADKGDSALAKSAVPIDTLFERTADAQQGLAGFFMFKLKLPDSAIVHYKMIVRHFKKSRAYPSALYTLGEHYFSEGDTAAARTYLGLLLAEDPESEYAAPTSTMLGVNYVKDTDSSQSNYDSAIELVNKGSYHSAIRLLDTLALSSKSRFAAQSLYAIGWIYEHKLQAYDSAAVYYRLVVQKYPASDFSSEIRLALNGFDQARRDSAASHVIPNAPAVPTEQKPAVTDSSNAGFRMLQERDRMLDSLKSVRKMSERPGLDSAATRRERIIR; from the coding sequence GTGAAAGGCGGCTATCAGGACTTCACAGCGTACTTCAACACCTACTACAACGCGCAAGACGCGTTCGATAAAGGTGTGAAGGACGTCCAGAGCGCGATGAAAGACAGAGAAATATCAATCATCTCCGGCTCTCAACCGACTCCATTCGTCATCAGCGGAACAGCGAAGCAAGATTTTGACGTTGCGATCGAGAAGGCCTCCAAGGTTCTCCAGTATTATCCTACTTCCGCTTACACTCAGGATTGTCTGTTCATGATTGGAATCAGTTACTACTACGAGGGAGATGACCTTAAAGGTGGGAGAAAGTTTATCGAGATCGAGTCAACTTTTCCTCACACGGACAGGTACGATGAAGCACTCCTTTATCAGGGTGGGATGCTCCTCAGCCAGCGGGATTACAACCGGGCGTTCGATACTCTGAGCAAAGCGCTGAATGTCTCGAGAGCAAACAGGAACTGGGAAATTGCCGCCAGGGCTTCGGAGACTCTCTCCGACTATTATCTTTCGCAGAACGATACGCTTAACGCCGCCGCATATCTCGACACAGCGTCCACACTCTCAAGCGGGGACAACGCGGCAATTTATGCGTGCGAGGCGGGCGACATGTTCAGTGACCTTCACCAATATAAGCGCGCCTACCTCACCTATGCGCTTGGTTTGAGCGTTGCACGCGATATCAAGCTCCGATTCTATTCCGCGTATTACGTGGCGTCCGTTCAAAGACTCCAGAAACGATATTACCAGGCGCTGAACACGCTCGCTGACATTCGTGACGACGACAAATACTATTTATACTTTCCGCTGATCGACTACCAGACAGCGCAGGTTCTCTACGACTCAGGTGCCGTTTCGTCCGCCGTCTTGACATTTACTCGAATCGATACTGAGTTCACATCGAGCGAGGCCGCTACCCGGGCGGCATTTGAGTTGGGAAATACTTATCTCTACCAGGTCGGAGATTTCACAACGGCATTAAAATATTTTCAACGATGTGCCTCACATCCCCTGGTATATGGATTGTCTCAGAAAGCTCAGGCGCTTGCGGCACTCCTTCAGGAATACCTCATGGATTCCTATAGGGTGGTGATCGCAGACAGTCTCTACGCCCATGCGATCGAGGCGGCTGACAAAGGCGATTCGGCGCTTGCAAAGAGCGCGGTTCCGATTGACACATTATTTGAGCGCACGGCCGATGCGCAACAAGGGCTCGCAGGTTTCTTCATGTTCAAATTGAAATTGCCCGATTCGGCCATAGTCCATTACAAGATGATTGTCCGCCATTTCAAGAAATCCAGGGCATACCCGTCAGCGTTATACACACTTGGCGAGCACTACTTCTCGGAAGGGGACACAGCCGCTGCAAGGACTTATCTTGGCCTCCTTCTTGCAGAAGACCCCGAGTCGGAATATGCCGCACCCACAAGCACCATGCTCGGTGTGAACTATGTTAAGGACACAGACTCCTCACAGAGTAACTACGACTCTGCGATTGAGCTCGTTAACAAAGGGAGTTACCATTCGGCTATCAGGTTGTTGGATACGCTGGCATTGAGTTCTAAATCGCGATTTGCTGCTCAATCGCTGTACGCTATCGGATGGATCTATGAGCACAAGCTCCAGGCATACGATTCAGCCGCGGTGTATTACAGGTTAGTTGTTCAGAAATACCCGGCAAGCGATTTCAGCTCCGAAATTAGGCTCGCACTGAACGGTTTCGATCAGGCTCGGCGCGACAGCGCGGCGAGCCACGTAATTCCAAATGCCCCGGCGGTGCCGACTGAGCAGAAGCCGGCTGTAACGGACTCAAGCAATGCCGGTTTTCGGATGCTTCAAGAGCGCGATCGGATGCTTGACTCGTTGAAATCTGTCCGCAAAATGTCGGAGCGGCCCGGACTCGATAGTGCGGCGACTCGCCGCGAACGTATTATCAGGTAA
- a CDS encoding thiolase family protein: protein MRQVVIASACRTPIGSFQGTLSTLAAPRLGAIAIKEAVKRARISADQVDEVFMGCVLTAGVGQAPARQAAIYGGLPDTTPCTTLNKVCGSGLKSVMLGALTIAAGEAEIVAAGGMESMSNAPYLLDKARTGYRMGDGKLIDSMIRDGLWDVYNDYHMGSAAELCARECHIPREAQDEFAVTSYKRALDAIEKGFFKDEIVPVTIESKDGTSVLVERDEEPGKVKFEKIRQLRPAFEKNGTVTAANASKLNDGAAAIILMSEEKAKAIGITPLAKIVSQASAAQAPEWFTTAPATVIQKLFKKTGFQKDDIDLFEINEAFSVVSLAVKQLLDLDLEKVDVCGGAVALGHPIGASGTRILTTLVHSMRRKNVHRGLAAICIGGGEAAGLIIER from the coding sequence ATGAGGCAGGTCGTCATCGCAAGCGCCTGTCGCACCCCGATTGGCTCATTTCAGGGGACGTTAAGCACTTTAGCCGCTCCAAGATTGGGGGCGATCGCGATCAAGGAAGCGGTGAAACGCGCAAGAATATCGGCGGATCAGGTGGACGAAGTATTCATGGGTTGTGTTCTCACTGCCGGTGTCGGCCAGGCACCTGCAAGACAGGCTGCAATCTACGGCGGACTACCAGACACCACACCATGTACCACTTTGAACAAAGTCTGCGGCTCCGGGCTGAAGTCCGTCATGCTAGGTGCTCTCACGATTGCAGCTGGAGAAGCTGAAATCGTCGCAGCTGGCGGAATGGAGAGCATGTCGAACGCGCCGTACCTGCTAGACAAGGCAAGAACCGGTTACCGCATGGGCGACGGCAAACTGATCGACTCGATGATCAGGGACGGACTGTGGGATGTTTATAATGATTATCACATGGGAAGTGCTGCGGAACTCTGCGCCCGCGAGTGCCATATCCCAAGAGAAGCGCAGGATGAATTCGCCGTTACGAGCTACAAGCGCGCTCTCGATGCGATTGAAAAAGGATTCTTCAAGGACGAAATCGTGCCCGTTACAATCGAGTCGAAGGACGGTACAAGCGTCTTGGTAGAGAGAGACGAGGAACCGGGGAAAGTGAAGTTCGAGAAGATTCGCCAGCTCAGGCCCGCTTTTGAAAAGAACGGAACTGTCACGGCTGCAAACGCGAGCAAACTAAACGACGGAGCGGCAGCCATAATACTTATGTCGGAAGAAAAGGCAAAAGCAATTGGGATAACACCTCTTGCAAAGATTGTCTCTCAGGCGTCGGCGGCACAGGCGCCGGAATGGTTCACCACTGCGCCCGCAACTGTAATCCAAAAACTCTTCAAGAAGACCGGATTTCAAAAGGATGACATAGATCTTTTTGAGATCAACGAAGCATTTTCAGTGGTTTCATTGGCAGTGAAGCAGCTTCTCGACCTGGACCTTGAAAAGGTGGATGTGTGCGGCGGTGCGGTCGCGCTTGGTCATCCCATTGGAGCGAGCGGAACGAGGATTCTCACGACACTGGTCCACTCGATGCGGAGGAAAAATGTCCATCGCGGGCTCGCCGCGATCTGCATAGGCGGAGGAGAGGCCGCCGGTCTAATCATCGAAAGGTAA
- a CDS encoding 3-hydroxybutyryl-CoA dehydrogenase: MEISSVAVIGAGTMGNGITHVMALSKFTVCMIDLRRDAVEKGMSYIRHNLDRQLGKGIISEDQKNEALGRISPLTSLESGVRDVDFVIEAATENIKIKKDLFHTLSDICKPDAVLASNTSSISITDLAASTLRPDKIIGMHFFNPVPVMKLIEIVRGLATAVDTYETVRNLAYKLDKVPVEVQDYPGFVSNRILMPMINEAIFCVMEGVASAESVDTVMKLGMNHPMGPLALADLIGLDVCLDIMNVLFHGTGDQKYRPCPLLRKMVSAGYLGRKTGRGFYTYESKPG; this comes from the coding sequence ATGGAAATAAGCAGCGTAGCCGTTATTGGCGCCGGTACAATGGGAAACGGAATCACCCATGTGATGGCGCTGTCGAAATTCACGGTTTGCATGATCGACCTCAGGAGAGACGCGGTTGAAAAGGGAATGAGTTATATACGCCACAACCTCGACAGGCAATTAGGGAAAGGAATTATCTCGGAAGACCAGAAGAACGAGGCGCTGGGGAGAATCTCTCCTCTGACCTCGCTCGAATCAGGCGTTCGTGATGTCGATTTCGTAATTGAAGCCGCTACAGAGAATATTAAGATTAAGAAGGACCTGTTCCATACTTTGAGCGACATCTGCAAACCGGACGCGGTCCTCGCGAGTAATACCTCCTCCATCTCCATCACCGATCTCGCGGCTTCAACTCTTCGTCCGGACAAAATAATCGGGATGCACTTTTTCAATCCGGTTCCGGTGATGAAACTGATCGAGATCGTTCGCGGCCTCGCGACGGCAGTCGATACCTACGAGACGGTGCGCAACCTGGCGTACAAACTCGATAAAGTTCCCGTCGAAGTTCAGGATTATCCCGGCTTCGTATCGAACAGGATCCTGATGCCCATGATCAACGAAGCCATCTTCTGTGTCATGGAAGGTGTCGCCTCGGCCGAATCAGTGGACACCGTTATGAAACTTGGGATGAATCATCCGATGGGTCCTCTCGCACTGGCGGATCTGATCGGGCTCGACGTGTGCCTCGACATTATGAATGTCCTCTTTCACGGGACCGGCGACCAGAAATACCGTCCCTGCCCGCTTTTAAGAAAAATGGTATCGGCCGGTTACCTCGGCAGGAAGACCGGACGTGGATTCTATACCTACGAATCCAAACCGGGATGA
- a CDS encoding folylpolyglutamate synthase/dihydrofolate synthase family protein — MHDAVTATGPLSESIEFLFSLEKFGMKMDLDNITALMEFAGRPDRKLKVIHVAGTNGKGSTCAMIASVLTSSGYKVGLYTSPHIERFTERIRIDGVEISTEEVARLTEYFRPEVERCRATFFEATTAIMFKYFSDSNVDYAVVETGLGGRLDSTNIVDPLISVVTGIGYDHTEILGNTLEQIAAEKAGIIKSGRPAVVNARDPSLKSVFREAASRRGAQVVFVDESASAIEIKEGIGSTVIDAEVSGSEYRQLEINLGGKHQVSNALTALLALRVLVSGGIAIKPDALRLGLTNIRVNTGHSGRLDILKQQPLVILDVAHNPAGVEALVASLGPLRGKAGVLLYGAMRDKDSRSMLNILRKRFDVVILTQLRTDRSLTGAELNRLCGDIKLDAQVFGNSNEALQAALSQINDDKFLLIAGSHYLAGEVVPVFRKKNPES, encoded by the coding sequence TTGCACGACGCGGTAACCGCAACTGGTCCACTTTCGGAATCGATCGAGTTTCTCTTTAGTCTCGAGAAATTTGGAATGAAGATGGACCTGGATAACATCACCGCCTTGATGGAATTCGCGGGAAGACCTGACCGCAAGCTGAAAGTCATCCATGTTGCCGGTACGAATGGCAAGGGTAGTACATGCGCGATGATTGCCAGTGTACTCACTTCCTCGGGGTACAAAGTGGGCCTTTATACTTCGCCGCATATTGAACGGTTTACGGAACGGATCAGGATTGATGGCGTTGAAATATCGACGGAAGAAGTCGCGAGGTTGACGGAATATTTTAGACCGGAAGTCGAGAGATGCCGCGCGACTTTTTTCGAAGCTACAACGGCGATAATGTTCAAATATTTCAGCGATAGCAACGTTGACTACGCGGTAGTTGAGACAGGTTTGGGCGGACGTTTGGATTCAACCAACATTGTCGATCCGTTAATCTCCGTGGTCACCGGGATAGGATACGACCACACAGAAATTCTCGGAAACACTCTCGAGCAGATCGCCGCCGAAAAAGCCGGCATAATAAAGAGTGGCCGGCCTGCAGTGGTGAATGCTCGCGATCCCTCATTAAAGTCGGTGTTCCGGGAAGCGGCCTCCCGCCGGGGAGCTCAGGTTGTTTTCGTCGATGAATCTGCTTCAGCTATAGAGATCAAAGAGGGAATTGGTTCGACCGTGATCGACGCCGAAGTCTCAGGCAGCGAGTACCGTCAGCTGGAGATCAACCTTGGTGGGAAGCATCAAGTGTCCAATGCTCTGACGGCTCTGTTGGCTCTGCGTGTCCTCGTTTCGGGCGGAATAGCAATAAAACCGGATGCATTGCGTCTCGGCTTGACGAACATCAGGGTAAATACCGGACACTCCGGAAGGCTCGATATACTTAAGCAACAACCGCTTGTCATCCTCGACGTCGCGCACAATCCTGCGGGAGTCGAAGCCCTTGTCGCGAGTCTGGGTCCCCTCCGAGGAAAGGCCGGAGTATTGCTCTACGGGGCCATGAGAGATAAGGACTCGCGATCGATGCTGAATATCTTGCGGAAAAGGTTCGATGTCGTTATCTTAACCCAGCTTCGAACAGACCGTTCCTTAACCGGGGCGGAGTTGAACCGGTTGTGCGGCGATATTAAATTAGATGCACAGGTATTCGGCAATTCCAACGAGGCTTTACAGGCTGCATTAAGCCAAATCAATGACGATAAATTCCTTTTGATTGCGGGATCCCACTACTTGGCAGGTGAGGTTGTTCCCGTTTTCCGAAAAAAAAATCCTGAATCTTGA